TAATGTTTTGTCATATTGTATCTTTAGAATTTCTGAGAAAGGTCCATATTGATAGGCATTGATCAAATGCACTGTATCTTTGCTGAATAACTCCTGTGAATGAGGAGGCGCTGGTGAAAAAAAGACAGTTCTCAATACATCCAGTAATATGCCAAACAAAAAGATACCCGCTGCCCATCTGAAAATAACAGCTGTTTTCCTTTTATAAAAATAGATCAAAGGAATACCGAATATTGCGTAAACGTGCAATACATCGCCCATCCAAACGGCGGTATGAATAACACCAAAAAGAAACATAACTGCCAGGCGCCGTATGTACAGTTTGTTGCCATTGAGTTCAAGACGGGTATTTTTTTCCAGCATGAGATAAAAGCCAAGCCCGAAAAGAAAACTGTAGATAGTATAAAACTGCCCTCTAACGAAGATGTCCAACAAAAACTTTGTGGGAAGAAACGTAGACAGATTATCCCAGTGCAGTACCGCTACCTCTTTTGTATTTAAAAATTCAAACGGCGTATAAGTCTGGATATTGGCGAGTAATATTCCCAAAAGACAAATTCCCCGCATCCTATCAAGCAGGACAATACGTTGAGAAGGAGCATAATAACCCATAAGCGTTGGTGTTAGCAATTGCTGTACATGGAAAATAATTTATAAGTAACCAATATATCTCAACGACAAAATAAGCAAACTTTAACTGGCTACAAAGCCACCGGTCATTTGACCATGTCACTAACACTAAAAAATAATTATATTAAAATCAGGTATAATAAAAACAATGACCAGATAATTTTAGCAGAGGCAATCAGCGCATTTGTCAATCCCCACAAGTACTTGCGTTCCCCGGAAAGTGGATTTCGACTATAAAACATACCATTTTACAATTTATTTACAAACGATACATTTTTATTTACAATCCAAGTTCCTGAGGCTGAGATACATCAGAGTAATTTTGTTGCACCAACTCAAAAGGATACGAAAAATAAAAAGCAATGCCTTAAATGGATCTGATCTATCAGGAGATAGATTTATGTTAATTAAACCTACAAAAAATATGAAAAACGTTATTTATGCGCTGATCCTACCGCTGGTTGTGGTAAGCGGACTAGTATTTGCCAATCGCGAAAATGGTCAAAAAGTGCTTGCCGGTGCGGTTAAAATAAGGAACCATATAAATACTTCTACCAACATGGAAGCTGTTGTAACCTCTCTTTCTCTTCCGCCAGACTCACGATCAGGTTTCGGAGTGATGGTCAAAATTAATGGTTACGATTATATTCTTAGTTTTGGGCGGGAAAACTCCAATGAATTTCAGCAATTACATAGCCTGAAAGTGAACGACAAAATAATTATAAGTAGCCATAGTGTATTTAGTGTATCGTACACGCCCAATTATTCATATCCAATTGTATCGGGCGACTATGTAGAACGAGATGGTACAATAATATATAAACGTGCCCCTCGCAAAGGCGGTTGCTGAGTTCACATCGCCAATGCTTTTACGTTGGCTATTTTTGCGAATTGAAAATTGATTTAAACTAAAAAAGCCTCAAGTTCAACAATTTGAGGCTTTTTATTCCTGGATACCCAGAACAGGGGAATTATCCAACCCTTGCTTTGATAGTATGATATTTGCTGTAAATAGTTATAGCTTAAACTATAGTAGTTGTATCAAAACGTATGTAATATTCATTTATGAAGGAAGGGCAGTCTAAAAAAGCATCGGCTGGCGATTTTGTTCGCGTGCGGGGTGCAAGAGAACACAATCTTAAAAATATCAATGTTGACATACCGCGTAATTCGCTGGTTGTTTTCACAGGCGTATCGGGCTCAGGTAAATCTTCGCTGGCATTTGGAACTTTATATGCTGAAGCCCAGCGCCGTTACCTGGAATCAGTCTCACCTTATGCAAGACGGCTTTTCAACCAAATGTCCGTCCCTGAAGTGGATGAAATCGAAGGCCTGCCTCCTGCTGTTGCTTTACAACAACAACGCGGAGCTGTAACCACACGTTCTTCTGTTGGCAGTGTAACAACGCTATCCAACCTGCTCCGTATGTTGTTTTCAAGGGCAGGTAACTACCCCAAAGGACAATCGATTATCTACGCCGAAGGCTTTTCACCGAATACACCCGAAGGGGCCTGTCCCAACTGTCACGGACTCGGCCGTATCTACGATGTGACCGAAAAATCGATGGTACCGGATGATAGCCTCACGATCCGTGAACGCGCTATTGCTGCCTGGCCTACTGCCTGGCAGGGACAAAACCTGCGCGAGATCCTGATGACACTTGGCTATGATGTAGATAAGCCCTGGCGCGACCTGCCGAAGAAAGACCGTGAGTGGATATTATTTACAGATGAACAGCCAACCGTTCCTGTGTACTCAGGCCTTTCTGCAGCAGATATGAAAAAGGCCCTAAAGCAGAAATTGGAGCCGAGCTACATGGGCACGTTTACAAGTGCTAAGCGGTATCTGATGCAGACCTTCGCTAATACGCAAAGCCAGCTAATGAAAAAGCGGGTAATGCAGTTCATGCTAAGCGCAGACTGTCCGGTATGCAATGGCAAAAGGCTAAAAAAAGAATCTCTGTCAGTAAAATTTGCCGGTTATGATATTGCAGAAATATCGCGCCTTCAATTGTCTGAGCTTAATAAAATTTTTACACCTTACGCCAAACATGCATCGTTTGATTCAATAAATGAAGGGCACCCTGAAAAAGAGATGGTGGCGCAACGTATTGCTGAAGATCTCGTGGCAAGGCTGTCTATAATGCTTGACCTCGGTCTTGGCTACCTTACGCCGGAACGCAGCACACCTACGCTGTCGCCGGGTGAGTTGCAAAGACTACGGCTCGCAACGCAGGTACGCTCCAATTTATTCGGCGTTGTGTATGTACTCGATGAACCTTCTGCGGGCCTTCATCCGGCAGATACAGAAGCATTGCTGCGCGCGCTCGATAAACTGAAAGATGCCGGCAATTCGCTTTTTGTAGTTGAGCATGAAGTGGATATCATTCGCCACGCAGACTGGGTGGTAGATGTCGGCCCTGCCGCCGGTGTTAATGGTGGTGAAATTCTATACAGCGGGCCTTTAAGCGGGTTGCAGGAAGTGAACGGCTCTGTTACCCGGCGATATATAGCACAAGCCATCACGCCCAAACGAACTGTACGTACTCCGTCAGACTGGCTGCGGCTGGAAGGAGTCACCCGAAACAATCTCAGCCACCTGGATGCTTCTTTTCCTTTAGGTGTTTTAACGAGTGTAACGGGTATTTCCGGCTCAGGTAAAAGCAGCCTTGTAAGCCAAACGCTTGTAGAACTTGTTTCGGCGCAGCTTGGCCAGGAAATAGATCCGCCATCAGAAGATCAACAGGATTTGCTTCAGGAAGAAACGGTTCTTTCTTCAGGGCGGATAACGGAAGGGATGGAACGGGTTAAACGCATGGTGCGGGTGGATCAAAAACCGATCGGCCGTACACCCCGGTCTAATCTCGCGACGTACACAGGCCTGTTTGATCATGTGCGTAAACTATTTGCAGGAACGAAAATGGCGAAATCACGTCATTACGATGCAGGCCGTTTTTCGTTTAACGTAGCCAAGGGCCGTTGTCCACATTGCGCTGGTGAAGGCTTTGTAATGGTAGAATTGTTGTTCCTGCCAAGTGTGTATTCCCCTTGTCCTACCTGCCACGGCACACGGTACAACGACAAGACGCTCGAAATAAAATACAAGGATAAGAATATTGCTGAAGTACTCTCGATGACGGTAAATGCTGCGCGGGATTTTTTTGAAGAAGAGGAAGCCTTGCGGCGCAGCCTTGATGTAGTGCAACAGGTAGGGTTAGGTTATCTAAGGTTAGGCCAGCCTGCAACAGAATTATCAGGGGGCGAGGCACAACGCATCAAACTGGCAACGGAACTGCAGCGTTCGCAACGTGGCCATACGCTTTATGTGCTGGATGAACCCACGACAGGATTACACCCTGCGGACGTAGAAAGACTCATGGTGCAATTAAATTCGCTGGTAGATGCTGGCAACACGGTGATTGTTGTTGAGCACGACATGCACGTTATTGCGCAAAGCGATTGGGTGATAGACATTGGGCCGGGCGCCGGCGAAAATGGCGGAAGGATCGTTGCTGAAGGAATACCGGCGGAAGTTGCGAAAAATAAAAAGAGTAAAACCGCTGACTATTTATCGAAGTACGTATAACGGGCCAGAAGCAAGAAATGAAGGGGCATTCATTTATATATAAAGAAGTGGTTTGAATGAATGTTATATTGATACTATATTCCAGGAAGCTTTGACAACAAGCATTACAAAGGCTTGCAGGGCAATGCCAGGTAGAAGATGCTTCCTTGTCCAGGCTCACTTTGCACTGTTAATAAGCCATTATTTAATTTAGCCAATTCATAACATAACCGCAAGCCCAGGCCTATGCCCTTTTCATGCGCCGTACCAAAAGTAGAAACCATTTGGCCCCGGTTTATTTTTTCCAGTGTTTCAAGTGGTATTCCTATCCCGTTATCTGCCACGCTTATAGTAACTACAGTATTTGTGGTGCTTGCCGAAACGATAATAGTATCGCCCAAATTACAGAATTTAATGGCATTGCCCACCAGGTTACGAAAGATAACCTGTATCATATTCATGTCGGCCCATACAGATATTTCTTCAGCAGTCAATTCATACCTAAGGCTAACGCCTTTTACGGCAGCCTGTTTAAAAAAAACTTGCAAAACTTCGGTTATGAGTTGGTGTACTGAAAATATAACCGGCAAAACGGTACTCCCCATAAACTGGCTACTGGCCCAAAACAGCAGGTTATTCACCAGTTCAGAAGAATATGTAATATCCCGGCGAAGCTCTTCCAGAATCTTTTCAATAGTTTCTTTTTCCTGATAATTATCTCCCAGCAATTGTAGTATCTCTTTTAGAGAATGTAGTGGCACTTTCAGATCATGGGAAATAATGGAGAATAATTTGTCTTTTTCCTGGTTATTTTTCAACAATAATAAGGCTTGCCGCTCTATTTCTTCATTCTTGGCTTCCAGTATCAAGTTGTTCTTTTGTTTAATTGCTCTACTTCTGATTAGTAACAGAACCAGCAAACTAAGGAACAGGATCAACAGCAAAGCAATAAAAATCTGCAGTTCCTTTTTTTGAACAATACTTTTATTCAGGACATCCCTTTTTTCCTGGGCAGCTTTTAAAAGGGCTTCCTTTTTCTCGAATTCAAAGCGCGCCTCTAGCTGTTCTGTTTTCTTACGCAATGTTTCATTAGCAACACTGTCTGAAGCTTGTTTTAACAATTTATAATACTTCAATGCATAACGAGTATTGCCCAGTGCTTCATAAGTAGCAGCCAACTCACTGACGGCGTCCAGAATATGGGGTCTACTTTTTACCGCCTGCGCCTTTTGTAAACTTATACTGGCATATTTTAAAGCCATTGGATAATTCTTTAACTGAATATATACGTCGGCGACCTCGTTTGCGTAATAGGATTGGCGTGCCACATCATCGGTATTACAAAAATAATCCCAGGTTTGAAGTAAACAGGCTAATGCTTCTTTGAACCTGCCTTTAGCCTTATAAAGCAATCCAATTTTATCGTTTACTACCACAATAGCGTACCTGTTTTTTATGGCAGTTGCCACCTTCAAAGCCTGATTAAAATAAAGCAACGCCTCTTCGTACTTTTTATCATTGGCCCAAAGCACCCCAATTGCAGTTATTGCCATATACCAGGCAAGGCTGTCTTTCCTGATTTGAAAAATATCGCCTGCCTTTTTTATTATATTCCGCGCGTCCTCACTTCTTCCTATTTCCTGATAGGCATTATTCCCTATATTGAACATGGCTTTCGCCATCTGTAGCGAATCGTTCTCCTTCTCTGCCAGGCGAAGTGCATCTTGATAATACTGTAACATTTTTGAATAGTCACCCAGTTCAAAATAGGCATTTCCTTTCTGTCTTAGACTTATGGATTGGCCCCTGGCATACCGGATTTGGATTGCAATTGCGAGGGCTTTGTCGTTGTAGAAAACCAGGCTGTCGACGCTAATCCTGAAATAGGCAAAGGCCAGACTGTCAAGTAAATCAACATAGGCTGTATCTTTTAAATAGCCAGGATGTTGTTGCATGTCAATTATCTTGCTTCGTAACCGGGGAATGTTGGCAGGTTGCGCCTGGCTAGGCTGGAATGGTTGCAGTGCTATAATCAATATACCAATAACAACGGCTTTTTTATTCATAAAGGAAGAATAGTTGGCTCTCCTGGTGCGAATAAATGGAGGTCCGATATTCAATTCCACAATATAAATAAAAACGCCTCATAAAAATTATTTACAAGGCGTTTCAGTTTTGTGCCCCACTTAAAAGAATTATCGAACCGGGAGATGGAAGAATTGATATTTATTTTTAAACTTAAACCATTAATAATCAAAACGGATTGAATGTTAATAATTTCAGCTATAGACTGCAAATTATTTCGATGTATTTGCGCCGTAACAATGAAAAAGGCGAATGCTAATACTTTCATTTTCAATATTTATTAATTTAGGCCAAAGCCGGTTTACGGCATATATTTATGTGTTAACTGCAATGCCATTGACACCGCACATGAAACAAACCTTGACAATATGTCAACTAAAACAAATGCTTGTGGAACAAGAGAAAATTAAACAGGTAAAACTTCTAAAATTTGGTCTGCTGACAACAGACGAAGAGGTGAAAGAGCATAATAACGAGAGTCTTTCTGGATACCTTCTCTATCCAACTACAATAGAATTTATAGAGACTACTGACAAGCTGGAAGGCGTTGTTGGGTTGAAATTTGGCATTGAATATTCTATTGAAGGATATACTGATGAAAAATTCGTTGATGTAACTTTCACTTGTAAAATTTCACATCCGCTTTTGACAAACCCGAATACGGGCGACAGTTCAACAGTAACCGTAGAGACAAAGAATAGCTATTTAAACGAAAATAATTTTGACTACTTCTGTTTTGAATATGATTGGGAAATTAAAAAAGGTGCCTGGACATTTCAAATATTGGAGAACGAGGTGATTAAACTTGAAAAGACGTTTGAAATATTGTAAAATAAAATTAAACTATTGACAGATGAGAGGCACGGCAGCTAACATTGCATTGGCAATATGGCGGGGCGACGAACATATTCTCAACTTTTTGTTCGCTAATCAGCTTCGGTTCAATGCAGAAGAATAACGCCGAGCAACAGAATAAATAATGAACTTTTGTATTAAATCAGAAGGGGTACCGGGTGGACAGAACCCAGAATACCGCCACATCGCCAATGCATCAGGGCACCAAGTTTCGCCAATGGGCTACGGCAAGGCTTCGTAAATGCATCGATAAGGGTTTTACCATAAACGATGAGTTGCTCTGCCGAACGAAAAGCTGTGGCCGTTATACGCAACTATATGGAACCCTCATTACAGAAGCTTCTTAGTAAATAAAACTTGAAGTCAATTTATTTTTTTTTGTAGTTCTCTTTCTTTCTTGTACTCAAAACAAAGGACATCCAGATAATATATTCTTTGTTCCTAATGCATATAACTTGCGACGGGATTCAGTTGAAAAGGGGCTACTTCCTGGGCCCCTTCCTCCGCCAGTTCCTTTTTATAAGAATTATCACTTTTTAGTGGACTCTGCGGGACAGTTGTATTACTATCAATTAGACCAAAAAGGTTGGTTTTGTGGGACAGATTACGATTATAATGTTCCACTTTTCATGGGATTAAAACCAGACAAGCTATTTCAAGTCTCTGAAACAAATGTCGCTGAAGTAGTTAAAAAGAATATATTGAGTCAAGAACCTTCATTCCGGTGGGCAATAATTGGATTAATAAATGATACTATAGAGTCAAACGGATTAGCTAAACTAATGGATATACTAAAATCAGATTTAAACAAGGTGAAATGGAATCTAAGAAAAGCTACCATTGAAGAATCTGTTATTTTTGATTATAAGATGATTTAAGGCTAATTTTTAAGCTTAAACCATAAATAGCTAAAACGGAATATATGTAATAATTTCAGCTCCAGACTATAGCCTGAATTCTTCAATTTCAAGTAAGTATTAATAATGGAGAAAATATCTTCGGTTATTTCATCAAATTTTAGTAATCTCGTTGTTGGGAGATCGTTAGATCAGGATTAATACCACCTTTTAGCAATTCTTTTAACAGATACAATGGCGGCGGTCCCCGGTAACCAAACAATTTAAATGAAGAGCCATTTGAGCAAGATGACGGGGCTGTTTATAGGTATATTATGGACAATACTTATCTTTTAGAACGATAACAAAATGACGGGTTCCTCTGTTTATACCATTTATGATTCGCCTATGAAAACCTCCAAAACCAGACAGTTTTATTGCGGCAATATTTATTTTTTCTTACTACCCTGCTTGGTTTTATCCACCCGGATCGTGCAAGCCCAAACTTCTGCTGCAAAAGTGACTGGCCTGCTCAAGGCGGAAATGCAGACCCGTCATATTCCAGGTTTGCAATTGGTCGTGATCCGGCACCGTCAGATCGTTTTAACCCAGGAGTTGGGGCTAGCCAGCCTGGAATTTAAGGTACCTGTCAGTTCCGGTACACTTTTCTCGATAAATTCCATTGCCAAGGTATTCACAGGTACGGCAGTTATGCAACTTGAGGAGCAAGGTAAGCTCAAACTCGACGATCCTATTTCTTGTTACCTGAATGACCTGCCTGCCACCTGGGAGCTTGTCACTATACGGCAACTGTTAAGCCATACTTCAGGCTTGCCGGACATTGAGGACGATCGCACGGACGGGCTGGTGGGCAATAAAGGTGAAGGAACCGCCTGGGAGGTAGTAAAAACCCTGCCGCTCACCTCCAGACCGGGCGAAAAATTCAATTACATTGCGACCAATTACCTGCTGGCGCAACGGATTATTGAGCGGTTAACCGGGCAGCCTTTTGAAAACTATATCCGCATGACACAATGGAAACCGGCCGGACTGCGCAAAACGGTCTATGGCAATTCGGGCGATGTAACACCACAAAAATCGCCGACCTATACCTATTATCAGTTGGACAGGGATAAAGGCGAGCGCGTTCCGACTAAAACACTACGCCAGGTAAATGAGATTTTTCCTATGAGCTACCGCGCCGATGCGGGAGTATTCAGTACGGCGACCGAAATGGCGCATTGGTTGCTGGCACTGGAAAACGGGAAATTACTGAAACGTCGAAGTATCAAGACCATGTGGACACCGGTAGGGCTCAACAATGGGAACTATGACGGCTTTGACCCGCCCTTCAACGCCTATACTTTAGGTTGGCCGGTAGCGGTCCGTAAAAAGCATCCTGCGATTGCACCGATAGGCGGTGGGCGGGCAGTCATAATAAACTACCCGGACGACGATCTGTCGGTGATCTTGTTCACCAACCTTTCAGGCTGTTCACCCGAAGTAATCGCTGAAAAAATCGCGGCTGTATATTTAAACAGTCAATAATCATCTCATGGGAACCGTGAATTTTCCGAATTATAACATCATCACCTTTTTATAGTCACATCGCAAAGCCCTGAACGTCGTTAGCTGACATTTTAGAACCACAATACCAACAAATGAGCTTTTTAAGAAAAACCAGAAGATGAAAATAAAAAAAGACTTCATAATCTTGTTGCGCAGACTATAAATGCAGAAGAACCACACGCATGGAGAAAAACTGTATTTGCAATTGGTGGACTGAGTGAGATTGGATTTTCAAAACAGCACTCAAATCTATTATTGGTAATTTCAAGTCAAGAAAGAGGAATGATTGATTGTCAAAGTTCCGAACTAATAGAGAGAGATTATGATACTAATTGGGATTGGATAGATTCATATGAATTGACTGCTCAAGGATGAGGAATATTATCGAATGAAAAAATCTTGGTTAGCGGACTTCATGGAGGAGGACTGCCTTTAATGAATAAAAGTGGTGATATTCTTTTATTTATGGCAACAGAATGGCCAATAATCGATATAATATTTGAACCTAATTTTAAAAGTATTTACAAAGAAAATCAAGCAAAAGAATGTTTTAGAGTTTTTCACGATTATGAATTATGTACATACGGATTTTCATTCAATGGTGAAACTCTTGTAATAGCAACTAGTAGCGAAATCAACATTATCGAAAACAAATAAACGTCAACTAGGGTATTTGCAATAGCATGGCTGGAGATTGTATCTTTTGTTATAGCAGACATTATGCCCCAATATCGCATCACATACCAGTAAACGTTAGCATCAACTTTATAACCACAACAACTGACATTCAGAACATCACAGAAAAGTATAAGGCTGGACATCGATATTTCATTAACCTTGACTTTGACAAAGGCGAAAAAAATGACAGGACAAATACTTGCTGAGAAAATATTAGATAATTGTTGCTTTTCAGTTGACTTTTCGCAAACAGACTTTACAAAGAAGTGCTTTAATTTTTTCAACCTAATTGGTGACAGACAAAAAGATAGCATTGATAATTTGCTCGTTGTTGGTGTTTATGAAGGACTTTACGCCAACAAAAAATGTAACGACATTGCTCGAATACTATTAACAGGAAGAAATAAAGACGTTTACGAATACTGGATGAAAAATGGAAATATACGTGGCGAATACTGACAAGAAGAAAAGCTGCCGGTAAACATAGAACGGACTATGCTACAAATTATCGAACCAGGAGATGGAGGAATTGAGCCAAATTTATAGGCTCAATTCCTGTATCAGTATTATTAACGCAACTTCTAAACACAACGCTTAGATATTGAGACCATAATAAGATATCATTTGGATAATTCAAAACGAACTCATGTTGTATTTGCGCTACCAGGTAAAATCCGCATATTTTTAGCAAGTAGCTTAAAAAGACTGGTTTGTAAAAATTGCTTGTTGTGAAAAATAGCGTATAATAGCGGTAATACAACGTTGCCTGCTATATTGGACGACCACAATTATATTGACTAATGAAAATAAATTTCAAAAACCCTTCGACAAAGAAATCCTGTTTGACAGTTCTATTTTATTTAGTTGCTGCAATTTCGATTTATCTACTTGACGAAAGTTCACCATCAGGACCTTGTACACCAGGACTTGGAATACTTAGTTTTATGTTGTTACCTTTTATAAGTGCTATACTTTTAACTGTGAACTTCATAAAGACATACAAAGGAGACAAGACAAATAAAGTGTCGGCATTGTTACATTTTATTTTTATTATCGGCTTCTTTATTTATCTAAAATTAGTATGACAACAAAATATAAATGGATAATTAGGCTTTCATTATTGACAACACCAGTACTACTCTTAATTTCAGTAATGATTATTGGTGGTGAATAGCTGATTATACGATTTGTTTGTATTTGCGCCGTAACAATTTTAATAGCGAATACTTGATTATCAATGCTGATTTTTCGGCCAAGACCGGTTAACGGCATATATTTAAGTGTTGTGCGCCACCTTAACGATACCTTATTATGATAAAATCTTTACTAATAGTTTCATTTATAATTTGCTCGACAAACCCGACAACTTCTCAAACAAATTACTTGACAGACATCAAAACAAAAGGAGAGTTTCGTTATCCGGATAGCTCTATTAACATATCAATAAATTATTGGCGGTTTGACACATGTTTAACGCTACCAAAAATTTGCAAATACAATACTTCGACCGCAGCAAATATTAGGGTTTATCAAAGCAGAGATTCTATTCGGTTTTTATTTTTACGAAGTAACAATTCAGGTTATAAAAGCAAACACATGGACGATAGCATGATGTATTGCTTCTTTCCGAGTAAGGTTAACTCTTCTTTTTTAATTCGTAAGATATGGATTGACAAAGCCAGCAGTGTAAAGGATGACATCTATGTTTTTAAGACTGATACATTTAGTTTAAAAGTTATTGACACATTATTTTTTTCTGGCAGTCGTCTCATAAATAAGGTTTTTAAAACAAATAAGATAAAGGATAAAAAACAATTAAGAATATTTGTATTTAAGTCGCTTGACACGAACGGAAGTATCATGCTTCATTACTGGACAGAAAATATTGGAGTCATTAAACTTACCGATGAAAAATGTTGGAGATATTCTT
The Niastella koreensis GR20-10 genome window above contains:
- a CDS encoding DUF418 domain-containing protein, whose translation is MGYYAPSQRIVLLDRMRGICLLGILLANIQTYTPFEFLNTKEVAVLHWDNLSTFLPTKFLLDIFVRGQFYTIYSFLFGLGFYLMLEKNTRLELNGNKLYIRRLAVMFLFGVIHTAVWMGDVLHVYAIFGIPLIYFYKRKTAVIFRWAAGIFLFGILLDVLRTVFFSPAPPHSQELFSKDTVHLINAYQYGPFSEILKIQYDKTLSSFIAITRSTMTGYEHIIILFLLGLIAGKTRFFYRITELQPAIKRAIFIILPFALVLKVIACLPTLNVHFLSPQQAVYEQLFIKMIRFTGILLMAFAYIGIITLLLHKSNSHVAIWLGNCGRLGLTNYLTQTIICMLLFYPFGLKLTGKLTLLQSLLLAVLIFIVQVIYSNIWLKYYNIGPLEAIWRRFTYGKQPDPARALQ
- the uvrA gene encoding excinuclease ABC subunit UvrA, coding for MSVPEVDEIEGLPPAVALQQQRGAVTTRSSVGSVTTLSNLLRMLFSRAGNYPKGQSIIYAEGFSPNTPEGACPNCHGLGRIYDVTEKSMVPDDSLTIRERAIAAWPTAWQGQNLREILMTLGYDVDKPWRDLPKKDREWILFTDEQPTVPVYSGLSAADMKKALKQKLEPSYMGTFTSAKRYLMQTFANTQSQLMKKRVMQFMLSADCPVCNGKRLKKESLSVKFAGYDIAEISRLQLSELNKIFTPYAKHASFDSINEGHPEKEMVAQRIAEDLVARLSIMLDLGLGYLTPERSTPTLSPGELQRLRLATQVRSNLFGVVYVLDEPSAGLHPADTEALLRALDKLKDAGNSLFVVEHEVDIIRHADWVVDVGPAAGVNGGEILYSGPLSGLQEVNGSVTRRYIAQAITPKRTVRTPSDWLRLEGVTRNNLSHLDASFPLGVLTSVTGISGSGKSSLVSQTLVELVSAQLGQEIDPPSEDQQDLLQEETVLSSGRITEGMERVKRMVRVDQKPIGRTPRSNLATYTGLFDHVRKLFAGTKMAKSRHYDAGRFSFNVAKGRCPHCAGEGFVMVELLFLPSVYSPCPTCHGTRYNDKTLEIKYKDKNIAEVLSMTVNAARDFFEEEEALRRSLDVVQQVGLGYLRLGQPATELSGGEAQRIKLATELQRSQRGHTLYVLDEPTTGLHPADVERLMVQLNSLVDAGNTVIVVEHDMHVIAQSDWVIDIGPGAGENGGRIVAEGIPAEVAKNKKSKTADYLSKYV
- a CDS encoding tetratricopeptide repeat-containing sensor histidine kinase, with product MNKKAVVIGILIIALQPFQPSQAQPANIPRLRSKIIDMQQHPGYLKDTAYVDLLDSLAFAYFRISVDSLVFYNDKALAIAIQIRYARGQSISLRQKGNAYFELGDYSKMLQYYQDALRLAEKENDSLQMAKAMFNIGNNAYQEIGRSEDARNIIKKAGDIFQIRKDSLAWYMAITAIGVLWANDKKYEEALLYFNQALKVATAIKNRYAIVVVNDKIGLLYKAKGRFKEALACLLQTWDYFCNTDDVARQSYYANEVADVYIQLKNYPMALKYASISLQKAQAVKSRPHILDAVSELAATYEALGNTRYALKYYKLLKQASDSVANETLRKKTEQLEARFEFEKKEALLKAAQEKRDVLNKSIVQKKELQIFIALLLILFLSLLVLLLIRSRAIKQKNNLILEAKNEEIERQALLLLKNNQEKDKLFSIISHDLKVPLHSLKEILQLLGDNYQEKETIEKILEELRRDITYSSELVNNLLFWASSQFMGSTVLPVIFSVHQLITEVLQVFFKQAAVKGVSLRYELTAEEISVWADMNMIQVIFRNLVGNAIKFCNLGDTIIVSASTTNTVVTISVADNGIGIPLETLEKINRGQMVSTFGTAHEKGIGLGLRLCYELAKLNNGLLTVQSEPGQGSIFYLALPCKPL
- a CDS encoding DUF3859 domain-containing protein encodes the protein MEQEKIKQVKLLKFGLLTTDEEVKEHNNESLSGYLLYPTTIEFIETTDKLEGVVGLKFGIEYSIEGYTDEKFVDVTFTCKISHPLLTNPNTGDSSTVTVETKNSYLNENNFDYFCFEYDWEIKKGAWTFQILENEVIKLEKTFEIL
- a CDS encoding serine hydrolase domain-containing protein, whose translation is MKTSKTRQFYCGNIYFFLLPCLVLSTRIVQAQTSAAKVTGLLKAEMQTRHIPGLQLVVIRHRQIVLTQELGLASLEFKVPVSSGTLFSINSIAKVFTGTAVMQLEEQGKLKLDDPISCYLNDLPATWELVTIRQLLSHTSGLPDIEDDRTDGLVGNKGEGTAWEVVKTLPLTSRPGEKFNYIATNYLLAQRIIERLTGQPFENYIRMTQWKPAGLRKTVYGNSGDVTPQKSPTYTYYQLDRDKGERVPTKTLRQVNEIFPMSYRADAGVFSTATEMAHWLLALENGKLLKRRSIKTMWTPVGLNNGNYDGFDPPFNAYTLGWPVAVRKKHPAIAPIGGGRAVIINYPDDDLSVILFTNLSGCSPEVIAEKIAAVYLNSQ